A window of Primulina tabacum isolate GXHZ01 chromosome 4, ASM2559414v2, whole genome shotgun sequence contains these coding sequences:
- the LOC142542610 gene encoding GLABROUS1 enhancer-binding protein-like, whose product MAKNREPEKPFESETESGEEGDEASSEEVGSSDSDSDSEPEDGKSQFLKKPLPAPAVPKKPQPLATSNPQQPESSSDEEESGSESDSEGRNPEVKPLASKPMDSPQKPEAVGKLGSKPNASGSSTTAKSTGAKRPAEGKETEAKESKRSKKKLEPQCESLVKKSAFTGDESKKLLFQRLWSEDDEIAILEGMAEYAEKKRSDPVGDLNAFHDFIKKNLHVDVTRVQLQDKIRRLKKKYENNKRKEKEGKDKTFPKPHEQKAYELSKIVWGSEKGKETVVEKVAGSPKANGGAARKNTGGKFNVVEYGHSKEVKNLENADCELTILGSKRLISNSETVEERILRAGAEFFEGDEKLEGAREWRKHRQEEVELHLKKLDLLRAQTKLVLDVLKSTYP is encoded by the coding sequence ATGGCAAAAAATCGGGAGCCCGAGAAACCCTTCGAGTCCGAAACTGAATCCGGCGAGGAAGGAGATGAAGCTTCGTCTGAAGAAGTTGGGTCCTCCGACTCCGACTCCGACTCCGAACCTGAAGACGGCAAGTCTCAATTTCTCAAGAAGCCCTTGCCGGCGCCTGCTGTACCCAAGAAACCCCAACCTCTGGCCACTTCAAATCCCCAGCAGCCTGAATCTTCGTCTGACGAGGAAGAATCCGGATCCGAATCGGACTCTGAGGGACGGAACCCCGAAGTCAAACCTCTCGCCTCCAAACCAATGGATAGCCCGCAGAAACCTGAGGCCGTTGGAAAGCTGGGATCTAAACCCAACGCCTCAGGTTCCTCCACTACTGCTAAATCCACCGGCGCGAAACGTCCTGCGGAAGGGAAAGAGACGGAGGCGAAGGAAAGCAAGAGGTCTAAGAAAAAACTGGAACCCCAATGTGAGAGTTTGGTTAAGAAATCCGCTTTTACTGGTGATGAGTCAAAGAAATTACTTTTTCAGAGGTTGTGGAGCGAGGATGACGAGATTGCGATTCTCGAAGGTATGGCTGAATATGCGGAGAAGAAGAGGTCCGATCCGGTTGGTGATTTGAATGCTTTTCACGATTTCATTAAGAAAAATCTGCATGTAGACGTGACTAGAGTTCAGTTACAGGATAAAATCAGGAGGCTGAAAAAGAAGTACGAGAATAACAAGAGAAAAGAGAAAGAAGGTAAAGATAAGACCTTCCCAAAGCCCCACGAGCAAAAAGCTTACGAGTTGTCAAAGATTGTATGGGGAAGTGAGAAGGGCAAAGAAACTGTGGTCGAAAAAGTAGCGGGGAGTCCAAAGGCGAATGGGGGTGCTGCAAGAAAGAATACGGGCGGAAAATTTAACGTTGTTGAATATGGGCATTCTAAGGAAGTGAAGAATTTGGAGAATGCCGATTGTGAATTGACCATTTTGGGATCGAAGAGATTGATTTCCAATAGTGAGACTGTAGAGGAGAGGATTTTGAGGGCTGGGGCAGAATTTTTTGAGGGAGACGAAAAACTGGAAGGTGCAAGAGAGTGGAGAAAGCATAGACAAGAGGAGGTGGAGCTCCATCTGAAGAAGCTGGACTTGTTGCGGGCACAGACGAAGCTCGTGTTGGATGTTTTGAAGTCTACCTATCCTTGA
- the LOC142542609 gene encoding uncharacterized protein LOC142542609 — translation MPAVWFAVKRSLRCKSEPTNVHDPEGNGSQNLRKIVTKRNRGNRSGCSRSIANLKDMVINGSRRHTEKPTVCSPRSIGSSELLNPITHEVVHNNSTCELKISNTGYVFQGQSGGGVADDVSDFVGIVKPGTPGPVRVHHGTGRKPGGFGIPVRRTSSSLSTRGSGFGAVVTRPRCSLGGDFQLFCHKCGEQFVKWEAVEEHHLSKHVVTELVQGDSSRKIVEIICGGSCNKPENSSRGIERILKVHNMQNAIAQFEEYRELVKIKANKLPKKHPRCMADGNELLRFHGSTLECSLGMKGAAALCSSDTCIVCQILRHGFSTKKESRSNSIGIFTCSTSSRAFQSIQIKEESVPSMKKALIVCRVIAGRVHRPLENVEEIAGLSGFDSLAGKVGLHSNIEELSLLSPRALLPCFVVIYKH, via the exons ATGCCTGCTGTTTGGTTTGCTGTAAAGAGGTCTCTGCGCTGCAAATCAGAGCCCACAAACGTACATGATCCAGAGGGTAATGGAAGCCAAAATCTGCGCAAGATTGTGACCAAGAGAAACCGTGGCAACCGTTCGGGTTGTTCAAGGTCTATTGCAAATCTAAAAGATATGGTGATTAATGGAAGCAGGAGGCATACAGAAAAGCCAACAGTTTGCAGCCCAAGATCCATCGGCAGCAGTGAACTCCTGAATCCGATAACTCATGAAGTTGTGCACAATAATTCAACTTGTGAACTCAAGATTAGTAATACGGGTTACGTTTTTCAAGGACAGAGTGGTGGTGGCGTAGCCGATGATGTTTCGGATTTTGTTGGAATAGTGAAGCCTGGAACTCCGGGCCCTGTACGGGTGCACCACGGCACGGGAAGGAAGCCAGGTGGCTTCGGGATCCCAGTCAGGAGGACGTCTAGTAGCCTTTCCACGAGGGGTTCTGGATTCGGTGCAGTTGTCACAAGGCCAAGATGTTCTTTAGGGGGCGATTTTCAATTATTCTGTCATAAATGTGGTGAACAATTTGTCAAGTGGGAAGCTGTGGAGGAGCATCACCTCTCCAAACATGTCG TTACTGAACTAGTTCAAGGAGACTCCTCAAGAAAAATTGTGGAAATAATCTGTGGAGGCAGCTGCAACAAGCCGGAAAACTCCTCCAGAGGCATCGAAAGAATCTTGAAAGTCCACAACATGCAGAATGCGATAGCACAGTTCGAGGAATACCGCGAGCTGGTGAAAATCAAAGCCAACAAATTACCCAAGAAGCATCCACGCTGCATGGCTGATGGAAATGAGCTTCTACGATTCCATGGCTCCACCCTCGAATGCTCATTAGGCATGAAAGGTGCCGCCGCCCTATGCTCATCAGACACATGCATTGTATGCCAGATTTTGAGACACGGGTTTTCGACCAAGAAAGAATCAAGGAGTAACAGCATTGGTATATTCACATGCTCGACCAGCAGTCGAGCATTCCAATCAATCCAAATCAAAGAAGAAAGCGTCCCATCCATGAAGAAAGCGCTTATAGTGTGCAGAGTCATAGCAGGAAGAGTGCACAGGCCTCTGGAAAATGTAGAAGAGATTGCAGGCCTATCAGGTTTTGATTCGTTGGCTGGAAAAGTAGGGCTTCACTCGAATATTGAAGAACTCTCTTTGCTCAGCCCCAGAGCTCTGCTTCCTTGCTTTGTGGTGATTTACAAGCATTAG